A single genomic interval of Shewanella halotolerans harbors:
- the galU gene encoding UTP--glucose-1-phosphate uridylyltransferase GalU, translated as MKQHKVRKAVIPVAGLGTRMLPATKAIPKEMLPIVDRPLIQYVVNEAIAAGINEIVLVTHASKNSIENHFDSSFELEAQLERRVKRQLLAEVQAICPSDVTVISVRQSQAKGLGHAILCAQKVVGDEPFAVLLPDVIIDDASCDLTRDNLAEMVKLFDETEVGQIMVEGVPESSVDQYGIADVNGHQLEAGQSKPINELVEKPKVGQAPSNLAVVGRYVLPKQIWQLLGKTPAGAGDEIQLTDAIAMLMNSQTVNAYYMHGKSHDCGNKLGYMRANVEYALRHHEVGRDFADYLKTLDSDLQQDKD; from the coding sequence ATGAAACAGCACAAAGTTCGCAAGGCCGTTATTCCCGTCGCGGGTCTCGGCACTCGCATGCTTCCGGCAACCAAGGCGATCCCCAAGGAGATGTTGCCCATAGTCGACAGACCCTTGATCCAATACGTGGTCAACGAGGCGATAGCCGCCGGGATCAACGAAATAGTATTAGTTACCCATGCCAGTAAGAATTCCATCGAAAACCATTTCGACTCCAGCTTCGAGCTCGAGGCCCAGCTCGAACGCAGGGTAAAACGTCAGCTACTGGCCGAGGTGCAGGCCATCTGTCCAAGCGACGTGACTGTGATCAGCGTGCGCCAATCCCAGGCTAAGGGGCTGGGCCACGCCATTTTATGTGCTCAGAAGGTCGTGGGCGACGAGCCCTTTGCAGTTTTGCTGCCGGATGTCATCATAGACGATGCCAGCTGCGATCTCACCCGGGATAACTTGGCCGAGATGGTGAAGCTGTTTGATGAAACCGAAGTGGGCCAGATCATGGTCGAGGGCGTGCCAGAGAGCAGCGTCGACCAGTACGGTATCGCCGATGTGAACGGCCATCAGCTGGAGGCCGGGCAATCTAAACCCATCAATGAGTTGGTGGAGAAACCTAAGGTGGGCCAGGCGCCATCTAACTTAGCGGTAGTTGGCCGATACGTGCTACCTAAGCAGATCTGGCAACTGCTGGGCAAGACCCCTGCCGGCGCCGGCGACGAGATCCAACTGACGGATGCCATCGCCATGTTGATGAACAGCCAAACCGTCAACGCCTATTACATGCATGGCAAGAGTCATGACTGTGGCAACAAACTCGGCTACATGCGCGCCAATGTGGAATACGCGCTGCGCCATCACGAAGTGGGCAGGGATTTTGCCGACTATCTCAAAACATTAGATTCAGATTTACAACAGGATAAAGATTAA